A segment of the Chryseobacterium scophthalmum genome:
AAAAATCTCTCCAAATTAATTCATTCAGCCATGTTTGGTTATGTTCTGAAGCATATTTTACACATTTTCTGATAGAAATTGTTCCAAAACGCAAAGCAATTCCCAATCGTGTCGTTTGATCTAAAGCCGGAAAATCTCTGTATTTATCATAAGATCCTATAATTTTTTTATCTAAAACAGGTTCAACGAAAACCATGTCTGTTTTTTCAAAACCAATTTCTTTCAAAGTATGAATGTCTTTAGTTTTAAATGAATAAAAATTTTTAATGTTAGTTTTTGCTGAATGAATTTCTGTTTGATGAAATTTTTCTTTCCATTTTTTTGAAAACGGAGTGTAAACCGTGTAAGGTAAACCATCGTTTTTTACAATTTCATTTTTTTCAAAGATGACCTGATCCTTATAATCTTTAAAATTGATCTTGTTTTTATGGAGAAAATCTGAAATTTCCTGATCGCGTTTTATTGCATTCGGTTCATAATCCCGATTGCAGAAAACAGTTTCAATATCAAATTCTTCAATAATTTCTTTGAAGACTTCAGAAGGTTTTCCAGAATAGGTTTTGATTCCTGATTGATGTTTTTTTAATTCTTCATTAATTCCTTCTAAAACCTGATGAATATAATCAACTCTTCGGTCTGATCTATTTTCAAGTTGATCTAAAATTTCGGTATCAAATATAAAAATTGGAAGTATTTTCTGATCTGATTGTAATGCAGCATTTAGAGCGGTATTATCAGAAAGCCTCAAATCTCTGCGAAACCAGAATATATTAATTTTGTTCATCTTTTTTTAATTTATGAAAGAAGAAAAGATTCCACAGAATCATTTCGTAACCATAGACTGTATCTTCAATAGGAATCGTTAAAATCCTGAAACCTATAAAATCTTTCGGGTTGTAATTAACAATGGGAGAATCGAGTCCGGTTCCGGTGAGAATTCCATTAACGGCTAAAAATCCGGGCATTAAAACCAGATAAATAAAAGAAGCTTTACCAATCCATTTTACTTTTAAAACAAAATAGAGAACCATTAAAGTGATTGCTGTTGTAAGAAAAGTAATCAAAGAGTAAGTCTTATCTTTAAATATAATTGCTAAAATAATACAAGCAATAATTGAAATAATTACAAAAATCTTTTCTATAGAGAGTTTCCAGTTTAGTTTAAAGAATTTATCTAAACAGAAATACGTAAATACACATGAAAATGGGATGCAGATAAAAAACAATAATTCCTCAATCGGAAGTCCGAAAAGTCGTTTGCCAATTAAATATTTATCATTAAACCACCAAACTCCATTTGCGGTGAACCAAACATCCCATGCAATAAAAAATAGAGCAACAATAATTGAGGAAAGCAAAAAAGCTTTAAAATGCCTGTGAAATTTAATTTTCGGATGAAAAGAAAATATAAAACAGATAATTATTGTGAAAAAATTAATCGCTAAATACGTGTATTGCAACATTTACTGTTTATTTTTATTAAAATACATTTTAAAAAACTTCACAGGAACCCACAGAAACCCAAAGCATTCGCCGTGCTCTTTTCCTGTATGCTTATGATGCTGTTTGTGACCTCTTCGAATGGCCAGTAAATAAGGATTTTTTGTATTCTTTAAAATATTGAAACGCTGGTGAATAAAGATATCATGTACAAAAAAATAAGCCATTCCGTAGATTGTTATTCCAAGAGCGATATAGAAATAAATATTGAAATCATTAATCGTTCCATAGTACATTAATGCAATGGTTGGAATAGCGAAAATGGCGAAGAAATAATCATTTCTTTCCATATGTCCTTCGTTGCTGTGATCGTGATGATCGCGATGAAGCGGCCACAAAAAACCGTGCATAATGTATTTGTGAACTAGCCAGGTAATTCCTTCCATCGTAAAAAATGTAGCTACAACAATCAAAAAATTCATGCTATTTTTTATTAAATGTTTCTTCTAAAATTTTAAATCGGTAATCGAAAATATGTTCCAATTTTTTCTTTACCATTACGCTGTGCGCTATTTCTCCTAAAAAACCAAAAGGCAATTCGTAACTTACTGTATCTATCATTAAAACACCTTTATCATTCAGAATAAACTCATGAAAATGATTCCATAGTTTGAAAGGACCTTTTTTCTGAAAATCTGTAAAACTTTTTTCAAAGTTAACTTCCGTAATTTCGGTTTGCCAGTTTAATTTTATTCCCAAAAGAGGCGAAACGTAATAATCGATCAGCATTCCTTCATAGATCTCATCATCAGAAAGCTGTGTTATTACCACAAATTTCATGTCTTTCGGGGTAATTTCTGAAAGATTATTTGCCGAAGAGAAAAATTTCCAGGCAGTTTTTATATCGCAGTTAAGTTGTTGTTGACGCTTAAGCTGGTGTACCATTTTTTTTAATTTATATTTTATAGGAAAGACATTTTGTATTGCACATAACTGCTCATCATTAAAGAAAATTTTCTACCGTTTGATATTCTTATCCTTTGGTTGATAATTTTATTGGCTGAGGTTTTTTTTATTTTTCTGAAAAGAGAGATGTAATATCTGTAAGCGAGATAAACACCAAACCTTGATGAATTGGGAAGTTTTTTGATACCTTCTAAAGCTTCTTTAAATTCATCATAAATTTCTTTTTCAATTTGAGACTTTACAACATTATCAAAGTAAGAAATATCAACATTCGGAAAATAAGTGCGTCCCAAAATCTGATAATCATCTTTCATGTCACGAAGAAAATTCACTTTCTGAAAAGCTGAACCCAATTTCATCGCAGAAGGTTTCAGTTGATTATATTTTTCTTTATTTCCGTCAACGAAAATATGAAGACACATTAAGCCGACAACTTCTGCAGAACCCAGAATATATTCCTTGTAAAGTTCAGAATCATAATCGATTTTCTGTAAATCCATTTCCATACTTTTAAGAAACTGATTAATCAGCTGCACATCGATTTCGTATCGGTGAATCGTCTCCTGAAAAGCCTGCAAAATAGGGTTTAAAGAAATTTTTTCTTCTAAAGCCTGGTTGGTTTGCTCACGAAATCTAGCCAAAAGAGTAGTGCGGTCAAAATCATGAAAGCTGTCGACAATTTCATCAGCCAATCTTACATATCCGTAGATGGCATAAATAGAATTTCTGATCTTGGGTGAAAGTGCCAAAATTCCCAAAGAAAAACTCGTGCTGTATTGTTTTGTGGTCTGTTTGCTGATCTTATAAGAAAGTTCATCGAAAAGTTTTTTCATATTCTGTGGTTATTTAGTGGCTTCGGTTGCGGCTATTTTTCCGGATATAATCGAGGGCGGAACTCCAGGTCCGGGAACGGTGAGTTGTCCTGTGTAAAAAAGATTTTTTACTTTTTTATTTCTCAGTGAAGGTTTCAAAACTGCGGTCTGATTCAGCGTGTTTGCTAAACCATAAGCATTTCCTTGGTATGCATTGTAATCGTTTTTGAAATCATTAATGCAATAGCTTTTTTTATAGTCGATTTTTGATAAAAGATTTGATGATTTGGTGTGTTTTTCAAGCCTTTCAATCATTTCGAGAAAATATTTTTCTCTGATTTCTTCCTTATCTTCAATTCCTATTGCAATTGGCATCAAAAGAAATATATTTTCGCAATTTTCGGGAGCTACATTTTTATCTGTCTTTGACGGACAACAAGCATAAAATAAAGGTTTTGTCGGCCATTTTTTATCTTCGTAAATTTCAGAAGTATGAAGTTCCAGATCATTTTCAAAAAATAAAGTATGATGTTTCAGATTCTGAATTTTTTCTTTAAATCCTAAATAATAGATCAAGCAAGATGGTGCGAAAGTTTTCTTTTTCCAATAATCTTCGTTGTAATTTTGATATTCTTTCTGAAGTAAATTCTGTTCTGTATGATGATAATCCGAAGAAGCAATTACACTATCAAACTCAATTTCTGAACCGTTGACAATGATTGATTGCGCTTTACCATCTTTAATTTTAATTTCTTCAACATTTGAATTTAAATGAAACTGAGCGCCTTGTTCTTTGGCAATTTCAGACATAGCTTCAATCACTTTATAAAAACCTCCCATCGGATACCATGTTCCCAATTTGTAACCACCATAATTCATCAGGCTGTACAAAGCCGGAATATCTTTTGGGGCAGCTCCGAGAAAAATAACAGGAAATTCCATCAGCATAATCAGTTTTGGATGTGAAAAATATTTTCTTACAAAACGATGAAAATTAGATAGTAAATCAAGCTTTAAAGCACTTTTTGCAATCTTTGGAGAAACAAATTCAAACCATGAATGACAAGGTTTTGTCACGAAATCTTTCATTCCGACTTCGTATTTGTATTGAGCATCATTCATGAATTCGTCAAGCTTTTTTGCTGCTCCTTTTTCAATATTTTCAAAAAGATCTCTAATTTCTGAATAATCTTTCGGAACAGCCATAATTCCGTCAGAAAAAACCATTTCAAATTGAGGGTTTAAAGAAATCAATTCGTAATAATCAGAAGTTTTTTTATTAAATGCATTGAAAAAATCTTCAATAATATCGGGCATCCAATACCAACTTGGTCCCATATCAAAAACATAACCGTTATCGGTGGTAAATTGTCTGGCTCTTCCTCCCAAACTGCTGTTTTTTTCAAAAACGTGAACTTCATGACCAGCTTGTGCAGCATAAGCTGCAGCAGATAATCCTGAAAATCCCGAACCGATAACTGCTATTTTTTTAATCATAATTAATTATCATTAAATGAATATTCTTTAAAGACCGTATCTAATAAATTTGTACTGTCAATATTTCTGCCAAAAATAGGATTGTGGAAGTGGTCAAGTTTATGTAGAAGTTCAATTAAAGTATACTTTTCGTCTTCTGTAAGATTTCCACTGACGATTTTGGTAGCATTTCTGATATTAGTCATTTGCTTTTCCAGTGTTTCCAGTCCCTTTTCAGTAATACTCAATACTTTCGATCTTTTATCTGTTTTAGAATCAGATTGTTTTACCCAATTTTGTTTAATTAGTCTATTAATAATCAAGTTTCCGACCGGTTTGTCCTGAATATTTTTCTTAATCAGTTCGGTTTTGGTCATATTACCAAAAGATTTTAGAGTGATCAGATATATAAATTCTTCTTGTGTAGAAAATTCTGAACCGGCAATTGCAGACTTTGAATAGGTTTTTGCATATCTGTTCATATGAACAAGTAGTGTACTAATAACGCTTTCCGGACTTCTTCCGTTTTCTTTTCCTTCCCAAACAATATTCTTTTGAGTAGGTGTTTTTTTATTTTCTTGATGCTGAACCCAGGTTTTAAATCCTTCAATATCAGAAGTATATTGTGAATTTGTATTTTCAGAATCAAATTGTTCAAGCAACTGAATTACATCTTTTGCTAAATTATAATTCATAATTAAATCATTTATAGTAAACAAATATACTTAATTTGTTTTAAATAATTTATTTATATACTTGTTTAAATTCAAATAAAAAAATAAGACTTTGAAAAACCAAAGCCTTATTCTTCTGAATTTAATTAATTTTTTACGATTTATTTCATAAATGGTAGAGGAGAGATGAAATCAAATTTGATCAATCCATTGATAAATGTCGACATTCTGAGGTATATCTAATTTTTTTCTAATTCGATACTTTTTATTCTGAACCGTTCTGGTTTCTATAAAACTTATTCTAGCGATATCTTTGGTTGAAAGTTTCATTTTTAACAGGGCGCAAAACTCAATCTCTGATTGTTGTAAATCAGGATTTTTACTAAGGAGTTGATTAGAAAACTCAGGATAGACTTTTTCAAAAGTAAATAAAAAAGCAGGATCCTTTTTTTCTAAAAGCTCCATAAGATGATGATAGGTTTCCCTGCGGTCAATTTCCGGTTTAATTTCTAGCTCGACTTTACTTTTCTTTTTTTTGAATGTTAAGAAAGCACCGCAAACGATCGCGGAAATCGCTGGAATAATCCAATACCAGATAGGATTTTGAGCATTTTCCTGTTCTTCTTTATCCTTACTGATTACTTCCTGTAAAGAATTGTATTTGCTCTTGAGCGATTTTAGCTCATATTGCTCAATTCTATTGCTGTAAAAATTAGCACTGTCTTTATTATTCAGAATATCGTAAATATCTTTTAATGAATGATAAATCTGATTATTATTAAGTTCTGTTCCGTTTTTGTTGCTTATAAATAATGCTTTATGAAAGTTTTTTATAGAATTTTTGTAATCTTTTTTGTCTTTATATACTTTTCCAATTACAGAATAATTATCAATCATCGATTTGTCATCGATTACATCTGAAGGTTTAATTAAAATTGATTTTTTGGCGTAATGATATGCCGAATCTGAATTAATCTGAATGTAAATATTTGCCAGATTAGCATAATTCAAATATTGAAAATTGGCTTGTTCATTTTTATCCTTCAGCATTTTTCCACTTTCAATTTCCTCATAAATCTTTTTTAAAGCCTCTTTTGGCTGATTTTTATCTAAGTAAACATTGGCAAAACTATTCAGAACATTCGATTTTGCATAAAATATTTTTTTGCTGTTTGATTCATCTTTTTGAAGAATTTGATAGGCAGAATTTAGATATGAAATTGCTTTATCAGGAAATTTGTTGATAGAATATATTTCAGCAATATAAATATTAGACATCGCTTCAAAATAAATATCTTTATATAAGCTTGATTTTTTTCGAAGATTCTCACTGGTGATAATCAAGCTGTCCATCATATTTTTACTATAAAAATACCTGCATTTTCTGTCGAGAATTTTCATTTCAGAAATAGAGTCTTTCAGAATGATAGACTGTTTTAAGAATCCGTTTAGTTCTTTATAAGCTTCGTCAATATTATTTTTATAGAGTTTAGAATTGTTGGAGATTTTGGTTTTCAGTTGTGAGGCAGTGAGATGATTCTGTGCTGCTGTCAGAAAACTTATAAGTAGAATGTTGAATAAGAGTATTTTTCTAAACACAAACATTGTAAATAAATAGATATTTAAAGAATTGAAAGTGTAAATTTAATAAAAATAGAATGGAAATTATATCAAATTAATATGATTTTCACCTTTAAAATTAAAAATAAATAATGGATAGGGTTGTAGTTATGACATCATTAAAAATGATTTGTTATTTTTTGCATAGCTTATCTTAATTCTATACTTTTGTAAAGAATACAGGTTTTCAGATCATTATCACTTTCATAAAACATGAAAGTAAAATATTATTGTTTAAAATAATGATTAATAAGCCTTTACACAGTTTTCATATTCCCGTTATGGGATTATCTTACACCATAGACAGCCCGATTCGTGTCGCGCAATACGGAATTTCTTCAGTTATATCAATCATTGATGACGAAATTGTAGAGAAAATGAAAAATTTCTACAGCAAAAAATTCAATCTTAATTATTTTGGAATTTCTTCAAAAACCGAAGATTACAGAGCCAAAAGGATTACAGATTATCTCGACATGATGGACGATATCGTGACAGAGAAGTTCGAATCTTTTAAAGAAGAAATTTCTAAAAATACGGATGCTCTGAAGAACTTTATGACGATGCTTCCAAATACTTCCGAATTAAAAGACGGACTACAGAATATTCTGAACCAGGGAGATTCCATAGCTTTAAATATTAAAAACTTTATAGAAAAAAATCTTGTTCCGGGAAATATTGATGTTAATATTATGACGAAGGTTGATAAAGACAATTATCGTAATAATGAACAGCTTCCTGTTATTTTCAATGATGCACATGCTTCTCTTCGTGGGTTTGCTCAAAGTAAAATCTCTTCATCAATGGTGCTTTCTGCGGGGATGAACCCTCGTTTATACAGTTATATTGAAGAGTTTGAAGATTTCTTTCCGGATTCTAATAATTTCATAAAAAAGAAGATCATTCTTAAAGTAAGTGATTTCCGTTCTGCAATGATTCAGGGAAATTTTTTAGCTAAAAAAGGACTTTGGGTTTCAGAATATAGAGTTGAATCCGGACTTAATTGTGGTGGTCATGCTTTTGCTACGGAAGGTTTGTTATTGGGTCCGATTATGGAAGAATTTAGGTTGAAAAAAAATGAATTGATTTCTTCGGCACATTCTCTTATGATTAAAGCTTTAGAGCAAAAAGAAAAATATGTTCCGGCCGAACCTTTAGAAATGAAAATTACGGTTCAGGGTGGAGTTGGAACTTCTGAAGAACATGATTTTCTTCTTGAAAATTACCAAGTTGATAGCATTGGTTGGGGTTCACCATTTTTATTGGTTCCTGAAGCAACCTCAGTAGACCGTGAAACACGAGATCTTTTAGTGAAATCAAAACAAAATGATTATTATCTGAGTAATATTTCTCCTTTGGGAGTTCCGTTTAATACAGTAAAAGGAACATCGAATGAAATTTTAAAACATCATAAAGAAGCTAAAAATAAATTTGGAAGTTCGTGTCCTAAAAAATTACTGGCGTTAAGCAAAGAATACTCTCCACAAGGAATTTGTACGGCTTCAAAAAAATATCAGGATATCAAACTGAATGATCTTGCAGCTGTAAAAGATGAAATTACTCAGAAGCAATTTGAATCTGAAAAAAAGAAAATTACAGATAAAGCATGCTTGTGTGTAGGTTTAGTCAACTCAGCCTATTTGGAACAGGGAATAGAAATAAAAGGAGAAAGACAAGGAGTTGTTATTTGTCCGGGACCTAATTTGGCGTATTTCGATAAAGAAGTTTCTCTTTCAGAAATGATTCAGCATATTTATGGAAATAAAAATATTCTTCCGGAAACCGAGCGACCAAATATGTTTATTAATGAACTGAAAATGTATGTGAATCATTTAAAGAATGAGATTTCAGATTTTACAGGAGAATTGACTAATTCTCAAATAAAAAAATGGAAAACTTTTAAATCTAATCTTTTTGAAGGAATTGATTATTATCAAGAACTTTTTGAGAAAACCTCTTTCTTTTCTACAGATAAAAAACTGATAAAAGATCAGTTAGAAGCTTTTGAGATGAACTTACACAAAATTGCAATCCCGGAATTGCAAAAATAAAACTTCAATCTAAGACTGAAGCTTAAAAATTTCGGTCTTAGATTTATTTTTAAAGATATTCCTCCTTTTTCCAATATCTTTTGTGCTTAGACCTGCCAAGAATTTGACTTTTATAAATACTGTTTTGTCCGGAAAATAAATAAGAAACAACACACGCAATGATCACATAAACTCCGCATTCTATTCCAAACAATTCAAAAGCCATTATGCTGCATGCAATCGGTGTATTGGTTGCTCCTGCAAAGACTGCCACAAAACCCATTCCCGCCAAAAGTGCTAAAGGTAAAGGGATAAAATATGCTAAAGCATTTCCTAAAGTTGCACCAATAAAAAATAACGGAGTTACTTCACCACCTTTAAAACCTGAAGCCAAAGTAATAATCGTAATAATCGCTTTTAAAGCAAAATCATAAGCCGGAAGCTGTTGCGAAAAAGAATCTAAAATTGTAGGGATTCCTAAACCAAGATATTTTGTGGTTCCCATTAACCAGACCGATAATAAAACAATAATTCCTCCAATCAACGGGCGAAGTGGTGGATAAGAAATTTTAGATTTAAAAAAATCTCCTGTCTTATGGATGATTTTACTGAAAAAAGCGGCACAAATACCAAAGGAAATACCGGCAATAAGAGCATATAAAATATTCAATAACGAAATTTCAGGCACGAAATTGATGAGGTAATCAGTGTGATGAGTGTTTAATGATTTTGTGACTAAATCTGCAATGATTGATGCAGAAATTGCGGGAAATAAAGCTTTATATTTTATTCTTCCGGTAAGAGAAACTTCAAGCCCGAAGATCGCTCCGGCTATTGGAGTTCCGAAAACTGATCCAAATCCTGCTGCAATTGCAGAAATAATTAAAATTTTCCTTTCATCCGCTGAAAGTCTTAACGGTTTTGAAAACTGATCGGCAATTGATGCAGCCATTTGCAAAGCTGTTCCTTCACGACCTGCAGAACCTCCAAAAAAATGAGTAATCATTGTTCCGAAATAGACCAATGGAGCCATCTTAAAAGGAATTGTCTTTTTGGGCTTATGAATGGTTTCTAATAATAAATTGTTTCCAGCTTCGACATCTTTTCCGAAATAGTAATATAATAAACCAACTAAAAACCCAGCTAAAGGTAAAAAAACAATAATCCAAAGATGGCTTTCTCTGAATTGGGTTGCCCATTCTAAAGTCTGTAAGAAAAAAGCGGACGCGTATCCGATAAAAACTCCAATAATTGCAGTAATGAAAAGCCATTTCACTACAAAAAATACAGAAAGATATTTTCTGAAAAATAATTGAATTAAAACACTGAGAATTTTAAAGACTGATTTTTTATTTTTTTTAAGCATAACAACCTGATTAAATGGTAAACATTCAACTAATCAGGCGCCATCAGCTTTTTAATGCGGTTGGGTAAGGAAGACACCATTTCCTTTATTTGGAAAGAACAAATTTAAGATAAATATCTTATTCATAAATAATTTGACTGCAAGATTTGATTTAAAACTTTTTCAATCGAAATTTTCTATTGGCTACATTTTTATTAAAACTAAATTCCAGAGCTGTTTTCCAAAGGTTGTTTCATAAATTAGCTTTACTTTTTAAATAATATAAAATCTGTTTATGGAAAAGATGAAAATAAAAAATACGGATCTTTTAATAGCACCGATAAATTTTGGAGGAAATGTTTTTGGTTGGACTTTAGATGAGAAAAAATCGTTTGATATTTTAGATCAGTTTACAGCAGGAGGTTTCAATTTTATTGATACAGCCGATACGTATTCTTGGTGGGTAAATGGAAAAGGCGGTCAGTCGGAAGAAATTATCGGAAAATGGATGAAAGAAAGAAACAACCGAAATGATTTGGTGATCGCAACGAAAGTAGGCTCAGAAACAAAAGAGCATGGTTTCGACATCAGCAAAAAACATATTTTAAAATCGGTTGACGAATCTCTTGCTAGACTTCAAACCGATCATATAGATCTTTATTACACGCATTTTGATGACCAGAAAACTCCGGTTGAAGAAACTTTAGAGGCGTATGATGAAATTATTAAAGCCGGAAAAGTAAGATATATTGCGGCATCAAACCTTTCACCAGAAAGATTAAAAGAATCTTTTGAAGTTGCCGAAAAAAACAATCTTCCGAAATATGTTGCATTACAGCCGCATTATAATCTATTGGAAAGAGAAAAATTTGAATCTCAATATGCAAATTTGGTGAAAGAATATGATTTGAGTGTCTTTACGTATTGGTCTTTGG
Coding sequences within it:
- a CDS encoding sterol desaturase family protein, with translation MNFLIVVATFFTMEGITWLVHKYIMHGFLWPLHRDHHDHSNEGHMERNDYFFAIFAIPTIALMYYGTINDFNIYFYIALGITIYGMAYFFVHDIFIHQRFNILKNTKNPYLLAIRRGHKQHHKHTGKEHGECFGFLWVPVKFFKMYFNKNKQ
- a CDS encoding MarR family winged helix-turn-helix transcriptional regulator, yielding MNYNLAKDVIQLLEQFDSENTNSQYTSDIEGFKTWVQHQENKKTPTQKNIVWEGKENGRSPESVISTLLVHMNRYAKTYSKSAIAGSEFSTQEEFIYLITLKSFGNMTKTELIKKNIQDKPVGNLIINRLIKQNWVKQSDSKTDKRSKVLSITEKGLETLEKQMTNIRNATKIVSGNLTEDEKYTLIELLHKLDHFHNPIFGRNIDSTNLLDTVFKEYSFNDN
- a CDS encoding phytoene desaturase family protein, translating into MIKKIAVIGSGFSGLSAAAYAAQAGHEVHVFEKNSSLGGRARQFTTDNGYVFDMGPSWYWMPDIIEDFFNAFNKKTSDYYELISLNPQFEMVFSDGIMAVPKDYSEIRDLFENIEKGAAKKLDEFMNDAQYKYEVGMKDFVTKPCHSWFEFVSPKIAKSALKLDLLSNFHRFVRKYFSHPKLIMLMEFPVIFLGAAPKDIPALYSLMNYGGYKLGTWYPMGGFYKVIEAMSEIAKEQGAQFHLNSNVEEIKIKDGKAQSIIVNGSEIEFDSVIASSDYHHTEQNLLQKEYQNYNEDYWKKKTFAPSCLIYYLGFKEKIQNLKHHTLFFENDLELHTSEIYEDKKWPTKPLFYACCPSKTDKNVAPENCENIFLLMPIAIGIEDKEEIREKYFLEMIERLEKHTKSSNLLSKIDYKKSYCINDFKNDYNAYQGNAYGLANTLNQTAVLKPSLRNKKVKNLFYTGQLTVPGPGVPPSIISGKIAATEATK
- a CDS encoding LuxR C-terminal-related transcriptional regulator gives rise to the protein MFVFRKILLFNILLISFLTAAQNHLTASQLKTKISNNSKLYKNNIDEAYKELNGFLKQSIILKDSISEMKILDRKCRYFYSKNMMDSLIITSENLRKKSSLYKDIYFEAMSNIYIAEIYSINKFPDKAISYLNSAYQILQKDESNSKKIFYAKSNVLNSFANVYLDKNQPKEALKKIYEEIESGKMLKDKNEQANFQYLNYANLANIYIQINSDSAYHYAKKSILIKPSDVIDDKSMIDNYSVIGKVYKDKKDYKNSIKNFHKALFISNKNGTELNNNQIYHSLKDIYDILNNKDSANFYSNRIEQYELKSLKSKYNSLQEVISKDKEEQENAQNPIWYWIIPAISAIVCGAFLTFKKKKSKVELEIKPEIDRRETYHHLMELLEKKDPAFLFTFEKVYPEFSNQLLSKNPDLQQSEIEFCALLKMKLSTKDIARISFIETRTVQNKKYRIRKKLDIPQNVDIYQWIDQI
- a CDS encoding voltage-gated chloride channel family protein is translated as MLKKNKKSVFKILSVLIQLFFRKYLSVFFVVKWLFITAIIGVFIGYASAFFLQTLEWATQFRESHLWIIVFLPLAGFLVGLLYYYFGKDVEAGNNLLLETIHKPKKTIPFKMAPLVYFGTMITHFFGGSAGREGTALQMAASIADQFSKPLRLSADERKILIISAIAAGFGSVFGTPIAGAIFGLEVSLTGRIKYKALFPAISASIIADLVTKSLNTHHTDYLINFVPEISLLNILYALIAGISFGICAAFFSKIIHKTGDFFKSKISYPPLRPLIGGIIVLLSVWLMGTTKYLGLGIPTILDSFSQQLPAYDFALKAIITIITLASGFKGGEVTPLFFIGATLGNALAYFIPLPLALLAGMGFVAVFAGATNTPIACSIMAFELFGIECGVYVIIACVVSYLFSGQNSIYKSQILGRSKHKRYWKKEEYL
- a CDS encoding cryptochrome/photolyase family protein, which encodes MNKINIFWFRRDLRLSDNTALNAALQSDQKILPIFIFDTEILDQLENRSDRRVDYIHQVLEGINEELKKHQSGIKTYSGKPSEVFKEIIEEFDIETVFCNRDYEPNAIKRDQEISDFLHKNKINFKDYKDQVIFEKNEIVKNDGLPYTVYTPFSKKWKEKFHQTEIHSAKTNIKNFYSFKTKDIHTLKEIGFEKTDMVFVEPVLDKKIIGSYDKYRDFPALDQTTRLGIALRFGTISIRKCVKYASEHNQTWLNELIWRDFFMQILYHFPKVVTKCFKEKYENIQWRNNEEEFKLWCEGKTGYPIVDAGMRQLNETGFMHNRVRMVVASFLTKHLLIDWRWGEAYFAEKLLDYELSSNNGNWQWAAGCGCDAAPYFRIFNPSEQTKKFDKDLKYINQWNPEKHAVKAPIIEHSFARNRALETYKKAVKE
- a CDS encoding phytoene/squalene synthase family protein, producing the protein MKKLFDELSYKISKQTTKQYSTSFSLGILALSPKIRNSIYAIYGYVRLADEIVDSFHDFDRTTLLARFREQTNQALEEKISLNPILQAFQETIHRYEIDVQLINQFLKSMEMDLQKIDYDSELYKEYILGSAEVVGLMCLHIFVDGNKEKYNQLKPSAMKLGSAFQKVNFLRDMKDDYQILGRTYFPNVDISYFDNVVKSQIEKEIYDEFKEALEGIKKLPNSSRFGVYLAYRYYISLFRKIKKTSANKIINQRIRISNGRKFSLMMSSYVQYKMSFL
- a CDS encoding SRPBCC family protein; amino-acid sequence: MVHQLKRQQQLNCDIKTAWKFFSSANNLSEITPKDMKFVVITQLSDDEIYEGMLIDYYVSPLLGIKLNWQTEITEVNFEKSFTDFQKKGPFKLWNHFHEFILNDKGVLMIDTVSYELPFGFLGEIAHSVMVKKKLEHIFDYRFKILEETFNKK
- a CDS encoding aldo/keto reductase, which gives rise to MEKMKIKNTDLLIAPINFGGNVFGWTLDEKKSFDILDQFTAGGFNFIDTADTYSWWVNGKGGQSEEIIGKWMKERNNRNDLVIATKVGSETKEHGFDISKKHILKSVDESLARLQTDHIDLYYTHFDDQKTPVEETLEAYDEIIKAGKVRYIAASNLSPERLKESFEVAEKNNLPKYVALQPHYNLLEREKFESQYANLVKEYDLSVFTYWSLAAGFLTGKYRNEDDLKKSARGEGVRKYLDEKGLNVLKALDEISARLETTQASVALAWLLANPLVTAPIVSATSESQLKTLFAAPELKLSSEDVELLNKVSQ
- a CDS encoding lycopene cyclase domain-containing protein, with amino-acid sequence MLQYTYLAINFFTIIICFIFSFHPKIKFHRHFKAFLLSSIIVALFFIAWDVWFTANGVWWFNDKYLIGKRLFGLPIEELLFFICIPFSCVFTYFCLDKFFKLNWKLSIEKIFVIISIIACIILAIIFKDKTYSLITFLTTAITLMVLYFVLKVKWIGKASFIYLVLMPGFLAVNGILTGTGLDSPIVNYNPKDFIGFRILTIPIEDTVYGYEMILWNLFFFHKLKKDEQN